In the Terriglobia bacterium genome, one interval contains:
- a CDS encoding FAD-dependent oxidoreductase, which translates to MQKRFQNKTVDRDWLNTNFPCMMACPAHTNAGRYVALIAEGRFEEAYRFARDPNPLASICGRVCAHPCESACRRGEIDKPIQIRALKRFLTERHGPESKNFKPSPVEKQPALPYKVAIIGAGPVGLSAAHDLALMGYSVTIFEAAAVPGGMLYLGIPEYRLPRDVVEAQVREILETGDVTLKLNQRAGKDFSVEDLRSQGFDAVLIAVGAHRSRDLSIPGVDLDGVYKGIDFLLNVNLGYKFTIGKKVVVIGGGNVAMDVARSAAREVVRQHEIPTEEWSKNISAVASHEMVDISLSALRMGASEVHIVCIERRDEIPAALEEVEEAETEGVIIHAGFGPNKVIGQNGRVTALETVRTSRVFDENGRFSPQFAAGSESLVECDTVIMAIGQTPNLDFLGKESKIELSSRGLISVDRSNLMTSVPGIFAGGDCVFGPRLIIDSVADGKRAAVGIDEFLRGQKHADPILEVEVFDMHQMITNYMEIARKSVPMLPLERRTGVTEVEIGFDEQTAIEEAQRCLHCWVNTVFEGTEVDGSECVLCGGCVDVCPEQCLELVPLENFEFPEPVLAHLEQNESAYEVELRGVKPQELAMGTLSGAVMVKDETRCIRCGLCAMRCPVKEITMEAFHFRSAESTGLIPIQSFDLRSSK; encoded by the coding sequence ATGCAGAAGCGTTTTCAAAACAAAACGGTAGACAGGGACTGGCTCAACACCAACTTTCCCTGCATGATGGCCTGCCCGGCCCACACCAATGCCGGGCGGTACGTGGCGCTGATTGCGGAAGGCAGGTTTGAAGAAGCCTACCGCTTCGCCCGCGATCCCAATCCCCTGGCCAGTATCTGCGGAAGGGTATGCGCGCATCCTTGTGAGAGCGCCTGCCGCCGCGGCGAAATCGATAAGCCCATTCAGATTCGCGCGCTCAAGCGCTTTCTCACCGAGCGTCATGGGCCGGAATCCAAAAACTTCAAGCCTTCACCCGTTGAGAAACAGCCAGCTCTGCCATACAAGGTTGCGATCATCGGTGCCGGCCCGGTCGGCCTTTCCGCAGCGCACGATCTGGCCTTGATGGGATACTCCGTCACCATCTTTGAGGCTGCTGCTGTCCCGGGCGGCATGCTCTATCTGGGAATTCCTGAGTATCGCCTGCCTCGCGACGTGGTTGAAGCTCAGGTGCGGGAGATCCTGGAGACAGGTGACGTCACGCTCAAATTGAACCAGCGCGCCGGCAAAGATTTTTCTGTGGAAGACCTCCGCTCGCAGGGCTTCGATGCTGTGCTCATCGCCGTGGGCGCGCACCGCAGCCGCGATCTTTCCATTCCCGGCGTCGATCTGGATGGCGTCTATAAAGGCATTGACTTTCTTCTGAACGTGAACCTCGGCTACAAATTCACCATCGGCAAGAAAGTTGTAGTGATTGGCGGCGGCAATGTCGCCATGGACGTGGCGCGTTCCGCCGCGCGCGAAGTGGTACGCCAGCATGAGATTCCGACTGAAGAGTGGTCCAAGAACATCAGCGCCGTAGCTTCACATGAAATGGTCGACATTTCTCTTTCCGCGCTACGCATGGGCGCAAGCGAAGTTCACATTGTCTGTATTGAGCGCCGCGACGAAATTCCTGCCGCGCTGGAAGAAGTGGAAGAAGCTGAAACTGAAGGCGTGATCATCCACGCTGGCTTCGGACCTAACAAGGTCATTGGCCAAAATGGCCGCGTTACCGCTCTTGAAACCGTACGCACCAGCCGTGTGTTCGACGAGAACGGAAGATTCAGTCCGCAGTTTGCCGCCGGAAGCGAATCACTTGTGGAATGTGACACGGTGATCATGGCTATCGGCCAAACTCCCAACCTGGATTTTCTCGGCAAGGAAAGCAAGATTGAGTTGTCATCGCGCGGCCTGATTTCCGTGGACCGCAGCAACCTGATGACCTCGGTCCCCGGCATCTTTGCCGGTGGTGACTGCGTTTTTGGCCCACGCCTGATCATCGATAGCGTGGCGGACGGCAAGCGTGCTGCCGTTGGCATTGACGAATTTCTGCGCGGACAAAAGCATGCCGATCCCATTCTAGAAGTTGAAGTCTTTGACATGCACCAGATGATCACCAACTACATGGAGATCGCGCGCAAGTCTGTTCCCATGCTGCCGCTGGAACGGCGCACCGGCGTTACAGAGGTGGAAATTGGCTTCGATGAACAGACTGCCATTGAAGAAGCGCAACGCTGCCTGCACTGTTGGGTCAATACCGTTTTTGAAGGAACTGAGGTCGATGGCAGCGAATGCGTTCTCTGCGGCGGCTGCGTTGATGTTTGTCCCGAGCAGTGCCTTGAGCTTGTGCCGCTGGAAAACTTCGAGTTTCCCGAGCCCGTGCTCGCTCACTTGGAACAAAACGAAAGCGCCTATGAGGTCGAATTGCGCGGGGTAAAACCACAGGAACTGGCAATGGGAACCCTTTCCGGAGCAGTGATGGTAAAAGACGAGACACGCTGCATCCGCTGCGGGCTATGCGCGATGCGCTGTCCGGTCAAGGAAATCACCATGGAAGCATTCCACTTCAGGTCAGCCGAGAGCACCGGGCTGATCCCAATACAGTCATTTGATTTGAGGAGCAGCAAATGA
- a CDS encoding carboxypeptidase regulatory-like domain-containing protein: MKTKYILLVSILALAATQMSFAGSLKGKVAPGKSVVYLESAAPVPVTTDKPVTMDQKGLSFQPHVMVIQLGTTVEFLNSDKVQHNVFWPSISGDKKKTHNMGTWPQGQKKGFKFNDPGVVTLLCNVHPEMAGYIIVSPTPYFAETDANGAYTIANVPDGQYTVNAWHEGKKISSKKITVTGDTSADFTLQ; this comes from the coding sequence ATGAAAACGAAATACATATTGTTAGTCTCAATTCTCGCCCTCGCAGCCACTCAGATGAGCTTTGCCGGTAGCCTCAAGGGAAAGGTCGCCCCGGGAAAATCGGTGGTCTATCTGGAATCGGCTGCTCCGGTGCCAGTCACCACGGACAAACCCGTCACCATGGACCAGAAGGGGCTCAGCTTCCAACCTCATGTAATGGTCATTCAACTAGGGACAACCGTAGAGTTCCTGAACAGTGACAAGGTTCAACACAATGTCTTCTGGCCATCGATTTCCGGCGACAAGAAGAAGACACACAACATGGGAACCTGGCCGCAGGGACAAAAGAAGGGATTCAAGTTCAACGATCCCGGCGTGGTAACGCTGCTCTGCAACGTTCACCCTGAAATGGCCGGCTACATCATTGTTTCTCCGACTCCCTACTTTGCCGAGACCGATGCGAACGGCGCTTACACCATCGCCAATGTCCCGGACGGGCAGTACACTGTCAACGCGTGGCATGAAGGCAAAAAGATTTCGTCCAAGAAAATAACCGTAACCGGCGATACATCAGCCGATTTCACACTGCAGTAA